CCGACGATGCGGTCGCGCTTGGCGCGGCCGAGGTCGCCCTGCCCCTTCGGGACTGTCCGATTTTCAGTTTGACCGGGCGGGGTCGCTGTGGCAGTTTGTGGCAGTTTTACGGGGAGTTGCGAACCATCGTGAGGTCAGGGGCTCGACCTCCCTTCGCTCCAGAAGCGTTCGTCCATCAGGGGGTACGAAATGACGAAGGCGGATCTCGCGAACGTCCTGCACGAGAGGCTCGGCGAGAAGATGACGAAAAAGGACGCGGCCGATCTGGTCAACATCCTCTTCGATGAAGTGAAGCGCACGTTGTCGTCCGGCGAGAACGTCAAGATCTCGGGTTTCGGCAACTTCCTCGTCAAGGCCAAGCAGCCCCGCGTCGGGCGCAACCCGCAGACCGGCAAGCCGATGACGATCCACGGCCGCCGGGTCCTCTCCTTCAAGGTGAGCCAAGTGCTCAAGAGCGAGCTCAACCCGGATCAGGCGGGCTGAACCGCAGCCCCTGCCCTCACGGCCCGGCATCGGGCGCGGGCTGGAAACCGCCGCACCGTCCTCCACCGCACGCGTCCGTCTTGTTTCCGCAGAAGGAAGGAACGCCTGGCCATCCGGCTTGCGCGAGCCGCTCGAAGAGCCCCTTCGCATCGCATGACGGGAGCGCGGGGTTGTCGCGCACGGAGATCTCGCACTGCGGCGCGACGCCTTTGAGGCCCTTGAGCCCGTGGAGCCCTTTGAGGGCGGGGTTGCCGACGATCGACAGGCGACACGTCGCCACCTGGGACCCCGGCACCACGAAGACCCGCTCGAGGCCGCTGAAATCGACCTGCTCCAGCCGGTCGTTGCGCTCGAGGACGACGCCCGCGGCGGACCCGAGGTCGGGCATCGCGACGCGGCGAAGGGCCGGGCACCCGGTCACGGAGACCGACGCCGCGACGAGCAGTCCGCCGACGTCGAGCTCCTGGAGCGAACGGTTGTCGACGACCTCGAGGCCGAGCCCGACGATCTCCGCGAGGGAACCGAGATCGAGCCGCTCGAGCGCGTCGTTGTTGCGCACCGCGATCTGGTACGCCGCGGTCTTCAACCCGCCGAGGCTCACCTCGACGAGCGCCCGGTTCCGCTCGATGACGGCGACGTCACCGTCGTCCGAACCTATCGACCGGAGCGCGGGGAGGCGCAGCGCGGTCAACGCGGCGTTCTTCTGAACGTAGAGCTTCCCGCCTATCGTCTTCAGGTTCGGCAGGGAGATCTCGGTGACGTCGGCCCGCTTCACGGTCAGGCGCCCGGTGATCTCCGTGTACCCGGCGAGCCGCT
This genomic window from Pseudomonadota bacterium contains:
- a CDS encoding integration host factor subunit alpha; the encoded protein is MTKADLANVLHERLGEKMTKKDAADLVNILFDEVKRTLSSGENVKISGFGNFLVKAKQPRVGRNPQTGKPMTIHGRRVLSFKVSQVLKSELNPDQAG